Proteins encoded in a region of the Streptomyces sp. NBC_01471 genome:
- a CDS encoding GAF domain-containing sensor histidine kinase, with protein MSHRPASGLSAVSTALLAMSRHLEVRDVLKTIVVSARELLDAEYAALGVPDDHGGFAQFVVDGISDAQWKAIGPLPRQHGILAAMLHDEKPQRLDDVRQDPRFGGWPSAHPDMSDFLGLPVRDGDETIAALFLANKRCPRPPGSCGFTEEDEELLTILAQHAAIALTNARLYERSRELTIAEERSRLAHELHDAVSQKLFSLRLTAQAAATLVDRDPARAKGELQQVADLAAEAADELRAAVVELRPAALDEDGLVHTLRTHIQVLDRAHTPHVTFRSGPLRALPAAQEEALLRVAQEALHNALRHSGAGRIDVVLDRSGRGAVLRVTDDGAGFDPSAVRRAGRHLGLVSMRHRASGVGGRLRVKSAPGEGATIEMEVPGG; from the coding sequence ATGTCACACAGACCCGCTTCCGGCCTGTCCGCCGTGAGCACCGCCCTGCTCGCCATGAGCAGGCACCTGGAGGTCCGCGACGTCCTCAAGACGATCGTGGTCTCGGCCCGCGAGCTGCTGGACGCCGAGTACGCCGCGCTCGGGGTCCCCGACGACCACGGCGGCTTCGCCCAGTTCGTGGTCGACGGCATCAGCGACGCCCAGTGGAAGGCCATCGGCCCGCTCCCGCGCCAGCACGGCATCCTCGCCGCGATGCTGCACGACGAGAAGCCCCAGCGCCTCGACGACGTACGCCAGGACCCCCGTTTCGGCGGCTGGCCGTCCGCGCACCCCGACATGTCGGACTTCCTGGGCCTGCCCGTCCGCGACGGAGACGAGACGATCGCCGCGCTCTTCCTCGCCAACAAACGGTGCCCCAGGCCCCCCGGCAGCTGCGGATTCACCGAGGAGGACGAGGAACTGCTGACGATCCTCGCCCAGCACGCCGCCATCGCCCTCACCAACGCCCGCCTCTACGAGCGAAGCCGCGAGCTGACCATCGCCGAGGAACGCTCCAGGCTGGCGCACGAGCTCCATGACGCCGTCAGCCAGAAACTGTTCTCCCTGCGGCTGACCGCCCAGGCCGCCGCCACCCTGGTGGACCGCGACCCGGCCCGTGCCAAGGGCGAGCTCCAGCAGGTGGCCGACCTCGCCGCGGAGGCCGCCGACGAACTCCGTGCCGCCGTCGTGGAGCTGCGCCCCGCCGCCCTCGACGAGGACGGCCTGGTCCACACGCTCCGGACGCACATCCAGGTCCTCGACCGCGCCCACACCCCCCACGTCACCTTTCGGAGCGGGCCGCTGCGGGCACTGCCCGCGGCCCAGGAGGAGGCGCTGCTGCGAGTGGCGCAGGAGGCGCTGCACAACGCCCTGCGCCACTCGGGTGCCGGGCGGATCGATGTCGTACTGGACAGAAGCGGACGCGGCGCGGTCCTGCGGGTCACCGACGACGGCGCCGGATTCGATCCGTCGGCCGTCCGGCGGGCCGGCCGGCACCTCGGTCTGGTCTCCATGCGGCACCGGGCGAGCGGCGTCGGGGGCAGGCTCAGGGTGAAATCGGCGCCCGGAGAGGGCGCCACGATCGAGATGGAGGTGCCCGGTGGCTGA
- a CDS encoding response regulator transcription factor translates to MADTAPRPKAAIRVLLVDDHQVVRRGLRTFLEIQDDIEVVGEAPDGEQGVAAAEELRPDIVLMDIKMPGMDGIEALRRLRELANPARVLVVTSFTEQRTVVPALRAGASGYVYKDVDPEALADAIRSVHAGHVLLQPEVAGALLSQEPGGGQGRGTALTEREREVLGLIADGRSNREIARALVLSEKTVKTHVSNILMKLDLADRTQAALWAVRNGAAG, encoded by the coding sequence GTGGCTGACACCGCACCCAGGCCGAAGGCGGCCATCCGCGTCCTGCTCGTCGACGACCACCAGGTGGTCAGGCGGGGGCTGCGCACCTTTCTGGAGATCCAGGACGACATCGAGGTCGTGGGTGAGGCGCCGGACGGGGAGCAGGGGGTGGCCGCCGCCGAGGAGCTGCGCCCCGACATCGTCCTGATGGACATCAAGATGCCGGGCATGGACGGCATCGAGGCGCTGCGCAGGCTCAGGGAGCTGGCCAATCCGGCCCGGGTGCTGGTGGTCACCAGCTTCACCGAGCAGCGCACCGTCGTTCCGGCGCTGCGCGCGGGCGCTTCGGGCTATGTGTACAAGGACGTCGACCCGGAGGCGCTGGCCGACGCGATCCGCTCGGTCCACGCCGGGCACGTCCTCCTCCAGCCCGAGGTGGCCGGGGCGCTCCTCTCCCAGGAGCCGGGCGGCGGACAGGGGAGGGGCACCGCGCTCACCGAGCGGGAACGCGAAGTGCTCGGGCTGATCGCCGACGGCCGCTCCAACCGGGAGATCGCCCGGGCGCTGGTCCTCTCCGAGAAGACCGTCAAGACACATGTGTCGAACATCCTGATGAAACTGGACCTCGCCGACCGGACCCAGGCGGCGCTCTGGGCGGTACGGAACGGGGCGGCGGGCTGA
- a CDS encoding chaplin — MKNLKKAATITLVAGGVLAAGAGAASAASHAAGAATNSPGVVSGNVVQAPVHVPVNAVGNTVSVIGVLNPAFANHGLNG, encoded by the coding sequence ATGAAGAACCTGAAGAAGGCCGCCACCATCACCCTCGTCGCCGGTGGCGTCCTCGCCGCCGGAGCGGGCGCCGCGTCCGCCGCCTCGCACGCAGCGGGTGCGGCGACCAACTCGCCGGGAGTCGTCTCCGGCAACGTGGTGCAGGCCCCGGTGCACGTCCCGGTGAACGCCGTCGGCAACACCGTCTCCGTCATCGGCGTGCTGAACCCGGCCTTCGCCAACCACGGCCTCAACGGCTGA
- a CDS encoding ABC transporter ATP-binding protein has translation MSDVLELLDVSVVRDGRALVEDVSWAVKEGERWVILGPNGAGKTTLLNIASSYLFPSTGTASILGEQLGKPGTDVFELRPRIGMAGAAMAEKMPKRQTVLQVVLTAAYGMTATWNEDYEEVDEQRARAFLDRLGMTEFLDRKFGTLSEGERKRTLIARAMMTDPELLLLDEPAAGLDLGGREDLVRRLGRLAKDPYAPSMVMVTHHVEEIAPGFTHVLMIRQGKVLAAGPMETELSSRNLSLCFGLPLVVEQRGNRWTAQGLPLG, from the coding sequence ATGAGCGATGTACTGGAGCTGCTGGACGTATCGGTGGTCCGCGACGGACGTGCTCTGGTGGAAGACGTCTCCTGGGCGGTGAAGGAGGGGGAGCGCTGGGTCATCCTCGGCCCCAACGGCGCGGGCAAGACCACACTCCTCAACATCGCGTCCAGCTACCTCTTCCCGTCCACCGGCACCGCGTCGATCCTCGGTGAGCAGCTCGGCAAGCCCGGTACCGACGTGTTCGAGCTCCGCCCCCGGATCGGCATGGCGGGCGCCGCCATGGCCGAGAAGATGCCCAAGCGGCAGACCGTCCTCCAGGTGGTGCTCACCGCGGCCTACGGCATGACGGCCACCTGGAACGAGGACTACGAGGAGGTCGACGAGCAGCGTGCCCGAGCCTTCCTCGACCGCCTGGGCATGACCGAGTTCCTGGACCGCAAGTTCGGCACCCTCTCCGAGGGCGAGCGCAAGCGCACCCTGATCGCCCGCGCGATGATGACCGACCCCGAACTGCTCCTGCTCGACGAGCCCGCCGCCGGTCTCGACCTCGGCGGCCGCGAGGACCTCGTACGCCGTCTCGGCCGGCTGGCCAAGGATCCGTACGCGCCCTCGATGGTGATGGTGACCCACCACGTCGAGGAGATCGCCCCCGGCTTCACCCACGTCCTGATGATCCGTCAGGGCAAGGTGCTCGCCGCCGGTCCGATGGAGACCGAGCTGAGCTCCCGCAACCTCTCCCTCTGCTTCGGGCTGCCGCTCGTCGTCGAACAGCGCGGCAACCGCTGGACCGCGCAGGGTCTTCCGCTCGGCTGA
- a CDS encoding NfeD family protein, whose amino-acid sequence MDIEAWVWWLIGAAGLGIPLVITAMPEFGMLAVGAVAASATAALGAGPVLQVLVFVAVSVALIAVVRPIANRHRSQRPELATGIDALKGRQAVVLERVDGSGGRIKLAGEVWSARALDGDTSYQPGQQVDVVEIDGATAVVL is encoded by the coding sequence GTGGACATCGAGGCATGGGTGTGGTGGCTGATCGGCGCGGCAGGGCTGGGAATCCCGCTCGTCATCACCGCCATGCCCGAATTCGGGATGCTGGCCGTGGGAGCGGTCGCCGCATCGGCCACCGCCGCCCTCGGCGCCGGCCCGGTGCTCCAGGTCCTCGTCTTCGTGGCCGTGTCCGTCGCGCTCATCGCCGTAGTACGTCCCATCGCCAACCGGCACCGGTCCCAGCGGCCCGAACTGGCCACCGGAATCGATGCGCTGAAGGGCCGTCAGGCCGTCGTCCTGGAACGGGTCGACGGCAGCGGCGGCCGTATCAAGCTCGCCGGGGAGGTCTGGTCGGCGCGGGCCCTCGACGGCGACACCAGTTATCAGCCAGGTCAGCAGGTTGACGTCGTGGAGATCGACGGAGCGACAGCCGTCGTCCTGTGA